One window of Amaranthus tricolor cultivar Red isolate AtriRed21 chromosome 13, ASM2621246v1, whole genome shotgun sequence genomic DNA carries:
- the LOC130797938 gene encoding basic blue protein, translated as MEVSKRRLLAMVVVLMVCNIKEGSATKHIVGGSDGWDESTDYDSWAKTQTFAVGDTLVFKYTPGLHNVAELGSENEYKSCDTSNAANSMSTGNDVVKLDKVGTRYFACGTSGHCSAGMKLKVNVVAADKQSSSSSPTSDSSSSSSSSSPTSSSSTFGVLSGLYFFPLIVSAVLPMFGL; from the exons ATGGAAGTTTCAAAGAGAAGATTGTTGGCAATGGTGGTGGTTTTAATGGTTTGCAACATTAAAGAAGGGTCTGCAACCAAACATATTGTAGGTGGAAGTGATGGATGGGATGAGTCTACTGATTATGATTCATGGGCTAAAACCCAAACTTTTGCTGTTGGTGATACACTTG TGTTCAAATACACACCAGGACTACACAATGTGGCAGAACTTGGAAGTGAAAATGAATACAAATCATGTGACACAAGCAATGCAGCAAATTCAATGAGCACAGGCAATGATGTTGTAAAGCTAGATAAAGTTGGGACTCGTTATTTTGCTTGTGGAACTTCTGGACATTGCAGTGCAGGAATGAAACTCAAGGTTAATGTTGTTGCTGCCGATAAACAATCTTCATCATCGTCTCCAACTTCAGATTCAtcgtcatcttcttcttcttcttcgccTACGTCTTCATCTTCGACTTTTGGTGTTCTTTCTGGTCTTTATTTCTTTCCGTTAATTGTTTCTGCTGTTTTGCCAATGTTTGGCCTGTAA
- the LOC130798331 gene encoding heavy metal-associated isoprenylated plant protein 7-like yields the protein MGEEKKKPEGEKKSEEKKTEAKNPETEKVEKPAEGEKPKVEENKSEENKKESKVEQAPPPPPPPQEIILRVFMHCEGCARKVRRSLKGFNGVEDVMTDCKTHKVVVKGEKADPLKVLDRLQKKTHRQVELLSPIPKPPAAEEAVKSEEKQPPKPEEIKEEPKVITVVLKVHMHCEACSLEIKKRIERIKEVEEAMPDLKNSQVTVKGTFSPTKLVEYVYKRTGKHATIIQQDPPEEKKEEAGKEGKEDKKEEAAGDQEGKKAEQKGEEGKSDKKEEGGGGGGGQEGKPAIESGDGAATTVEEGPKIVEIKRNEFYYYPPRYAMEMYAYPPQIFSDENPNACSIM from the exons ATGGGAGAG gaGAAGAAAAAACCAGAAGGTGAGAAGAAATCTGAGGAGAAAAAAACAGAAGCTAAAAACCCAGAAACAGAGAAAGTTGAAAAACCAGCAGAAGGCGAGAAACCAAAAGTTGAGGAAAATAAATCAGAGGAGAATAAGAAAGAATCAAAAGTAGAACAGGCGCCGCCGCCTCCACCACCACCGCAGGAGATAATCTTGCGAGTTTTCATGCATTGTGAAGGATGTGCTCGTAAAGTTAGAAGATCTCTTAAAGGTTTTAACG GTGTGGAAGATGTAATGACAGATTGCAAAACGCATAAAGTAGTGGTGAAAGGAGAGAAAGCAGATCCGTTGAAAGTGTTGGATAGGCTTCAGAAAAAAACACATCGTCAAGTTGAATTACTCTCTCCAATCCCTAAACCTCCGGCTGCAGAAGAAGCTGTTAAATCGGAGGAAAAACAGCCCCCTAAACCAGAAGAGATTAAAGAAGAg CCAAAAGTCATTACTGTGGTGCTCAAAGTTCACATGCATTGTGAGGCATGTTCTTTAGAGATCAAAAAACGCATCGAGAGAATTAAAG AGGTGGAAGAAGCAATGCCAGATCTAAAGAACTCACAAGTGACAGTGAAGGGAACATTTTCCCCAACAAAACTAGTAGAATATGTATACAAACGCACCGGAAAACATGCAACCATAATTCAACAAGATCCCCCTGAGGAGAAAAAAGAGGAAGCAGGTAAAGAAGGAAAAGAGGATAAGAAAGAAGAAGCAGCTGGAGATCAAGAAGGGAAAAAGGCTGAACAAAAAGGGGAGGAAGGAAAGAGCGACAAAAAAGAGGAAGGCGGTGGTGGAGGCGGAGGGCAAGAAGGAAAACCCGCTATTGAAAGTGGCGACGGGGCAGCAACAACGGTGGAGGAGGGACCTAAGATAGTAGAAATAAAGAGAAATGAGTTTTACTATTACCCTCCTAGGTATGCAATGGAAATGTATGCATATCCTCCTCAAATCTTTAGTGATGAGAATCCTAATGCTTGTTCTATCATGTAA
- the LOC130797620 gene encoding F-box protein CPR1-like isoform X1, whose protein sequence is MAALPKEIITEILSRLPVKSLLRFTSVCKSWYFLIKNPNFAKLHLNQSLISQSNRHLILFHHSLYFSQIDLDSNHLSFLKINHPLDHQKTIVLGSCNGVTCISNFSKSEFFLFNPLTKSHRKLPSIPIQDPKDEVIFGFGYDSKNDDYKVLRMLEGYNYKTDEIFYNEAKVYSLNNHSWKTVDALPYYLFYKNFYGALVNENLHYSVLVEQILDSEYMSIARFDLQTERFSLMSYPIDIYGDIFKSGLMLVLGQLDGCLCLMVNYQTIDLGGLLPLPTNEVQGPLLKRVDLWVMKEYGKEDSWVRLFSICQPESIGCYIHVLPLVYSGDGRRILLDLDALRFGWYDLVSNSVDEIIADGLPLGYLESSFFVGSLVCVSLQDKLSLKKKTLPKKNKKKCFSGSLIYYFISIFFEFFARKNSACWAKVMD, encoded by the exons ATGGCGGCTCTCCCCAAAGAAATAATCACTGAAATACTCTCTCGACTACCAGTTAAATCCCTTCTTCGCTTTACATCAGTTTGCAAATCCTGGTATTTCTtaatcaaaaaccctaattttgctAAACTTCATCTTAATCAATCCCTGATTTCCCAATCTAATCGTcatctcatcctttttcatcacTCTCTTTACTTTTCCCAAATTGATCTCGACTCTAATCATCTCTCTTTCTTGAAGATCAATCACCCTTTAGATCACCAAAAAACAATAGTTCTAGGTTCCTGTAATGGCGTCACTTGCATCTCCAATTTCTCTAAATCCGAATTTTTCTTATTCAATCCCCTTACTAAATCACATCGTAAACTCCCCAGTATTCCAATTCAAGATCCGAAAGATGAGGTTATATTTGGATTTGGGTATGATAGCAAGAATGACGATTACAAGGTTTTGAGGATGCTAGAgggttataattataaaactGACGAGATTTTTTACAATGAGGCAAAAGTTTATAGCCTCAACAATCACTCATGGAAAACGGTTGATGCTCTCCCGTATTATCTGTTTTACAAAAATTTTTATGGTGCTCTTGTTAATGAGAATCTGCATTACAGTGTATTAGTTGAACAGATATTGGATTCTGAATATATGTCTATTGCTAGGTTTGATCTTCAGACTGAAAGGTTCTCACTTATGAGCTATCCAATTGATATTTATGGTGATATATTTAAGAGCGGTTTGATGCTTGTTTTGGGTCAATTAGATGGTTGTTTGTGTTTAATGGTTAATTATCAAACCATTGATCTTGGTGGTCTTCTTCCATTGCCTACTAATGAGGTACAAGGTCCTTTACTCAAACGGGTCGATTTGTGGGTGATGAAGGAGTATGGAAAGGAAGATTCATGGGTTAGATTGTTTAGTATATGCCAACCTGAATCTATTGGGTGTTATATACATGTTCTCCCTCTTGTTTATTCTGGGGATGGGAGAAGAATTTTGTTAGATCTTGATGCTCTAAGATTTGGGTGGTATGATTTGGTGTCAAATAGTGTTGACGAAATAATAGCTGATGGGTTGCCCTTGGGATATTTGGAATCAAGTTTCTTTGTTGGCAGCCTTGTTTGTGTTTCACTTCAAGATAAGCTGTCTCTTAAAAAGAAAACCTTGccaaagaagaacaaaaagaa ATGTTTCTCAGGCTCCTTGATTTATTACTTCATCAGCATTTTCTTTGAATTCTTTGCAAGGAAAAATTCAGCTTGTTGGGCTAAGGTAATGGATTGA
- the LOC130797620 gene encoding F-box protein CPR1-like isoform X2, with amino-acid sequence MAALPKEIITEILSRLPVKSLLRFTSVCKSWYFLIKNPNFAKLHLNQSLISQSNRHLILFHHSLYFSQIDLDSNHLSFLKINHPLDHQKTIVLGSCNGVTCISNFSKSEFFLFNPLTKSHRKLPSIPIQDPKDEVIFGFGYDSKNDDYKVLRMLEGYNYKTDEIFYNEAKVYSLNNHSWKTVDALPYYLFYKNFYGALVNENLHYSVLVEQILDSEYMSIARFDLQTERFSLMSYPIDIYGDIFKSGLMLVLGQLDGCLCLMVNYQTIDLGGLLPLPTNEVQGPLLKRVDLWVMKEYGKEDSWVRLFSICQPESIGCYIHVLPLVYSGDGRRILLDLDALRFGWYDLVSNSVDEIIADGLPLGYLESSFFVGSLVCVSLQDKLSLKKKTLPKKNKKKCFSGSLIYYFISIFFEFFARKNSACWAKV; translated from the exons ATGGCGGCTCTCCCCAAAGAAATAATCACTGAAATACTCTCTCGACTACCAGTTAAATCCCTTCTTCGCTTTACATCAGTTTGCAAATCCTGGTATTTCTtaatcaaaaaccctaattttgctAAACTTCATCTTAATCAATCCCTGATTTCCCAATCTAATCGTcatctcatcctttttcatcacTCTCTTTACTTTTCCCAAATTGATCTCGACTCTAATCATCTCTCTTTCTTGAAGATCAATCACCCTTTAGATCACCAAAAAACAATAGTTCTAGGTTCCTGTAATGGCGTCACTTGCATCTCCAATTTCTCTAAATCCGAATTTTTCTTATTCAATCCCCTTACTAAATCACATCGTAAACTCCCCAGTATTCCAATTCAAGATCCGAAAGATGAGGTTATATTTGGATTTGGGTATGATAGCAAGAATGACGATTACAAGGTTTTGAGGATGCTAGAgggttataattataaaactGACGAGATTTTTTACAATGAGGCAAAAGTTTATAGCCTCAACAATCACTCATGGAAAACGGTTGATGCTCTCCCGTATTATCTGTTTTACAAAAATTTTTATGGTGCTCTTGTTAATGAGAATCTGCATTACAGTGTATTAGTTGAACAGATATTGGATTCTGAATATATGTCTATTGCTAGGTTTGATCTTCAGACTGAAAGGTTCTCACTTATGAGCTATCCAATTGATATTTATGGTGATATATTTAAGAGCGGTTTGATGCTTGTTTTGGGTCAATTAGATGGTTGTTTGTGTTTAATGGTTAATTATCAAACCATTGATCTTGGTGGTCTTCTTCCATTGCCTACTAATGAGGTACAAGGTCCTTTACTCAAACGGGTCGATTTGTGGGTGATGAAGGAGTATGGAAAGGAAGATTCATGGGTTAGATTGTTTAGTATATGCCAACCTGAATCTATTGGGTGTTATATACATGTTCTCCCTCTTGTTTATTCTGGGGATGGGAGAAGAATTTTGTTAGATCTTGATGCTCTAAGATTTGGGTGGTATGATTTGGTGTCAAATAGTGTTGACGAAATAATAGCTGATGGGTTGCCCTTGGGATATTTGGAATCAAGTTTCTTTGTTGGCAGCCTTGTTTGTGTTTCACTTCAAGATAAGCTGTCTCTTAAAAAGAAAACCTTGccaaagaagaacaaaaagaa ATGTTTCTCAGGCTCCTTGATTTATTACTTCATCAGCATTTTCTTTGAATTCTTTGCAAGGAAAAATTCAGCTTGTTGGGCTAAG GTTTGA